GCGCATGGGCCTGCGCAATGAGCGCCATCCAGTCCGCCTCGCCCATGTCGTAACGGTAATAGCCCGATCCACCGGCATTGGGGAGCACGACCGTCCCGGTGGCCTCCGGCAACGTCATGGACGGCTTGTCGAGCAACACGCAATGCTTGCTGCCGACTGGCACCTCACGCCAGCACACCGGAACCAGCCATGTTCGCGCGCTGGTTGTCGCACCCCGTGCGACGTACGGTGTCTGACTGATCCACACGCGGCCCGCTTCGCGATGCACGGTAATCAGCGGTACGCCCTGCTGGTCGACGAAACCCTGCATCGCAGCAGCCAGCCGGGGATCGTGTGCGGCATCGGCAAGCGCCTGAAAGAAGTCGACCGCGCTGGCATTGCCATAGCGATGACGGTTCAGATGCAAGCGCACGGCATCACGGAATGTGGCGTCACCCATATACGCCGCCATCATGGCGATCACCTGCCCGCCCTTGGCGTAGGTAATGTCGTCGAAGGCGCCGGCCGCCTCTTCGCTGCGCTCGATGGGCTGGTGTATGGCGCGGCCAACATCCAGTGCGTCGATATCCATGGCCTCCAGCGCATCCGCCACGGCCTTCGTGCCGAAGGCCAGATCGGGACGCCATTGGCTGCTGATGCGATATCCCATCCAGTTGGCAAAACTTTCGTTGAGCCAGAGATCGTCCCACCACTGCGGCGTCACCAGGTCACCAAACCACTGGTGCGCCAGTTCGTGCGCTACCAGTTCGCCGAAATAACCCTGTTCTGCCGGCGCACTGGTCTTGTCGACAAAGAGCACGCTGGCACCGTACAGATCGGCACCGGCGTTCTCCATGCCGCCGTTGAGCAGCGGGGTTCCCACCTGATCCAGTTTCGGAAACGGGAACGGCTGGCCGAAATAGTCCTCAAGCAGCAACAGGATGGCCTTGCTGTTCTCAAGTACGTAAGGCAGCTGTGCGCGATATCGCTGCTCCCCGACCACGCGGACAGGCAAAGCGGCTGCATGGCCACTCCCTCCCTGCAACGTGCCCGAAAGGGTGGCGAACGGCCCCACGTAGAACGCCGTCAGGTAAGTCGGCAGCGGAAGGGTTGGCGCGAAATGATGACGCACCAACTTCCCCACAGGCTCCGTACCGGTTTCCGGTGCATTGGATACCGCAATCAAACCCGGTGACGTGGTGATGCTGATATCGAACGGGGTCTTGTAACCGGGCTGATCGAAACCCGGGAACGCCCGCCGTGCATCCAGCGGCTCGAAATGCGACCAGGCATACCACTGGCCATCCGTATGGACCCGGAAGATCCCTGCCGTGGTGTCACCCACCGGGGCGTCAAAGTCGAACACCAGGCGGAGGTCGGCAGGCGGCAGCGCCTGTGGAAGATCAATCCTGACCACGCCGAGTGGATCGACCTGGATGTAACTCGCTTCATGGCGCACACCGCCGACCAGGACGTACGCCTTGTGCATGCCAAGGCCCAGCCCATGCATGAAGAAGTGGTCGGTGGCGCGATTGAGGTGTGCCTCGATTTCCACATGCCCGGTGAAACGCGGCTGGTCGGGAAGCACGGTCAGGTCGATGTGATAGCGCGTGGGCGTCACATCATCGGGAAGCCGCCCCTGCGGCACGGCATCCGCTGGTGAAGCTTCGGCAGCTCCGGCCAACCCGAGCATCAGGCACCCGGCCAGTGCCAGCGCGTGTTTCATGAAGGCGTCCCCGCCACCTCGTGGTGGCCCTGTCGTGCCCGCAGCAGGCCTTGGCAACGGCCGGCCCGGAGGCTGTTGTTGGGGACGAACACCATCGTCTGCCCCATCGTGCGGCACACCATGACACGGCCTCAGTGGCGCCGCTGTTATTTCCTGTTAGCCGGACACGGCTGCACGGGACATGCCTGAATCTGCTCCGCGTGAAGTCGCCCGCGGGCATGCGTGGCTCGCTGCGTGAAACGGCACTAGCAAGGCCTAACAGACCATAACTGGCTTCCCTGCCGGCGGCCTCCCAACCTGTATCGGCGCTCCTCGATGAGCGACCGGGCCTGGCGCCATTCGGCGAGCGAGGCGCGAAACCCCTACTCAGGGAACCCCCCCCATGTCACGTTCCAGTCACCTGTACGCGACGAACGAAATGACGTCTTCAGCGGTCATGCCGCCGCGCCGGGCCGACGCCGCACCTGATGGCGAGGACGTTTCCTGTGAAACCCTGCTGCGCACCTCGGCGCCACTGCTTGCGGCGTACTTCGCACGGCGGGTCGGCCACGGACAGGCAGATCTTGACGACCTGGTGCAGGAGGCCCTGATAGCCGTCTATCTGCATCGCGCGCATTACGACCGGACACGCCCGTTTCGCGGATGGCTGTTCGGCATCGCCAGGCACAAGATGGTGGATTACTTCCGCAGCCGACGCGCGCACCTCCAGCTCTCCCTGATCGACGACACCTGCGCCGTCGACGGCTTCGAGGCGCAGGCGTCCGCCCGGATGGATATCGAACGCCTGCTGCGCGCGCTGCCACACAAGCAGGCCCGCGTGATCCGCGACACCCAGATCGACGGACTGACCTCGTCCGAGGCCGCCTCGCGGCGTGGCATCGGGGAATCCGATGTGCGTGTGTCCGTGCATCGCGGCGTCAAGGCGATGCGCCGATCCATCGGCATCACCTGAATGCAACGTCCTTCCCGCCCGGCTCCCGGAACCATTACCCGCCATTTCAGGCGCCAACACCCACTACACGGAACCACCGCACACATGTCTGCCATCGACAAGACGCTCTACAGGGGTCGCACCTACACCACCGGCGGGCGCGACGGCGTCGCGCGCAGCAGCGACGGCAAGCTGGATATCAGGCTCTCGCCGCCAGGCTCGCTGGAGCCGGGCACCAATCCCGAACAGTTGTTCGCGGCGGGCTGGTCGGCGTGCTTCATCGGCGCCATGCGTCATGCCGCGCAAGGGCTGGGCATCCATGTCCCGGAGGATGTGGGCGTGATTGCCGAAGTCGACCTGTGCCAGGGCAGCGACGGCTATTTCCTGAAGGCACGCCTGACGGTCTCGCTGCAGGGCCTTGAACGTGCGCTGGCGCAAAGCCTGATCGATGCGGCGCACCGCACCTGTCCGTATTCCAAGGCCACGCGCGGAAACATCGAGGTGACGATCGCACTGGCCTGACCTGCTCCCTGTTTCTCCCACAACGCCCAAGGAGGGCTCCCATGAAACTCTCGCACGCCACCATCGCCGCCGCGCTCGCCGTCACCCTGGCCTCTACCGCACACCCGGCCCACGCCGAAGAAGCCAGGAAACCCATGGAAAAGTGCTACGGCGTCGCCCTTGCCGGCAAGAACGATTGTGCGGCCGGCCCCGGCACCACCTGCGCCGGCACGGCCAAGGCCGATTACCAGGGCAACGCCTGGGTGCTGGTGGAAAAAGGCACCTGCACCAAAACCAAGACGCCCAAGGGCTACGGCTCGCTTGAGGCCAAATCATGAGCGGGAACGACTCGTTCGTGCTGACCCAGGCGTCGCAGGAAGCAGCGTTTCCGGCGACCACCACCCGCTGGACCGACTTCATTCCGGACGCCCTGCTGTTGCTGGTCGCGCGCCTCGGCATTGCGGCCGTGTTCTTCCAGTCGGGGCGCACCAAGGTGGAGGGTTTCCTGACCATCAAGCCTTCAACGTACGACCTGTTCGCTTCGGAATATGCGCTGCCGCTCATTCCGTCCGACTGGGCCGCGCGCCTGGCCACCGGTGCGGAGTCGCTGTTTCCCATCCTGCTGGTGCTTGGCCTGTTCACCCGCGTCTCCGCGCTGGCCTTGCTGGGCATGACGACGGTGATCGAAATCTTCGTCTACCCGGATGCGTGGCCGACGCACCTCAGCTGGGCCGGGCTGCTGGTGCCGCTGGTGGCACGCGGTGGTGGCAAGTGGTCACTCGACCAGCTCTTGCGCCGCTGACCGGCAGCTTCCCTGACCTTCCGACCCTTTTGCTTTATTCGCCGATCACGACAAGGACTCAACCATGCGTACATTACTCAGCATCGCCATCGCGCTGATGGTCTCCACTGGCGCCGCCGTGGCCAGCGATGCGCCGCCGTCACCCAAGGGCGTAAAGAACATCGTCATCGTGCCCGGTGCCTTCGTCGATGCGTCGGGCTGGCGCGTCATCCACGACATCCTCGTGCACAA
The nucleotide sequence above comes from Dyella telluris. Encoded proteins:
- a CDS encoding M1 family metallopeptidase; the encoded protein is MKHALALAGCLMLGLAGAAEASPADAVPQGRLPDDVTPTRYHIDLTVLPDQPRFTGHVEIEAHLNRATDHFFMHGLGLGMHKAYVLVGGVRHEASYIQVDPLGVVRIDLPQALPPADLRLVFDFDAPVGDTTAGIFRVHTDGQWYAWSHFEPLDARRAFPGFDQPGYKTPFDISITTSPGLIAVSNAPETGTEPVGKLVRHHFAPTLPLPTYLTAFYVGPFATLSGTLQGGSGHAAALPVRVVGEQRYRAQLPYVLENSKAILLLLEDYFGQPFPFPKLDQVGTPLLNGGMENAGADLYGASVLFVDKTSAPAEQGYFGELVAHELAHQWFGDLVTPQWWDDLWLNESFANWMGYRISSQWRPDLAFGTKAVADALEAMDIDALDVGRAIHQPIERSEEAAGAFDDITYAKGGQVIAMMAAYMGDATFRDAVRLHLNRHRYGNASAVDFFQALADAAHDPRLAAAMQGFVDQQGVPLITVHREAGRVWISQTPYVARGATTSARTWLVPVCWREVPVGSKHCVLLDKPSMTLPEATGTVVLPNAGGSGYYRYDMGEADWMALIAQAHALHPAEALTLVDSAWAAFHAGRLKFGVLLELTAAMAGHAYEPVSVDSANRLLAMKRQGFVDASTASLLDRFVSGIYRPRLAELGFDPRAHAYDRDTVDRRQRRHDLVGVLRRAGDDSTIQALAVAAEARLHGDAAALATEYLDDAFHALVVRRGLDGAKRLWTLASSSSDERVRRSAWSAIAQSDQVDVAQWITSQLDAPRLRPVERVAIVLGLLAQPATRSRGEQQALSRFSQLEDRTGHYGEVLLGAPKVSCDANAARNFGTNMLKLAAAAKLGTLDIQRGMALAQQCDALRQAQGRNLAEGIRAVTH
- a CDS encoding sigma-70 family RNA polymerase sigma factor, with translation MPPRRADAAPDGEDVSCETLLRTSAPLLAAYFARRVGHGQADLDDLVQEALIAVYLHRAHYDRTRPFRGWLFGIARHKMVDYFRSRRAHLQLSLIDDTCAVDGFEAQASARMDIERLLRALPHKQARVIRDTQIDGLTSSEAASRRGIGESDVRVSVHRGVKAMRRSIGIT
- a CDS encoding organic hydroperoxide resistance protein — its product is MSAIDKTLYRGRTYTTGGRDGVARSSDGKLDIRLSPPGSLEPGTNPEQLFAAGWSACFIGAMRHAAQGLGIHVPEDVGVIAEVDLCQGSDGYFLKARLTVSLQGLERALAQSLIDAAHRTCPYSKATRGNIEVTIALA
- a CDS encoding DUF2282 domain-containing protein: MKLSHATIAAALAVTLASTAHPAHAEEARKPMEKCYGVALAGKNDCAAGPGTTCAGTAKADYQGNAWVLVEKGTCTKTKTPKGYGSLEAKS
- a CDS encoding DoxX family protein; this encodes MSGNDSFVLTQASQEAAFPATTTRWTDFIPDALLLLVARLGIAAVFFQSGRTKVEGFLTIKPSTYDLFASEYALPLIPSDWAARLATGAESLFPILLVLGLFTRVSALALLGMTTVIEIFVYPDAWPTHLSWAGLLVPLVARGGGKWSLDQLLRR